The following are from one region of the Cetobacterium somerae genome:
- a CDS encoding PTS sugar transporter subunit IIB — MKKILLLCSAGMSTSIVVKKMLESAEKRGIPVEIKAVGLEMFQENLDKYDTFLLGPQVKFRKDELNKIAQEVGKKVEVINMMDYGMMKGDKILDFALSLIEE; from the coding sequence ATGAAAAAAATATTACTACTTTGTTCAGCAGGGATGTCAACAAGCATAGTTGTTAAAAAGATGTTAGAATCAGCAGAAAAAAGAGGAATCCCTGTAGAGATAAAAGCTGTTGGATTAGAGATGTTTCAAGAGAATTTAGATAAATATGATACATTTTTATTAGGACCTCAAGTTAAGTTTAGAAAAGATGAACTTAATAAAATAGCTCAAGAGGTTGGAAAGAAAGTTGAAGTTATAAATATGATGGATTATGGAATGATGAAAGGGGATAAAATTTTAGATTTCGCTCTTTCATTAATCGAGGAGTAG
- a CDS encoding ABC transporter substrate-binding protein, which produces MKKIFKLLLLVTLFISCGKEKESEKQTTIPKENKLIYTQSSESVTLHPHEATDVYSRRIISNIFDRLIETDENLKIVPGLAESWEQLSPTELKFNLRKGVKFQNGDELTSEDVKYTLENAKKSSKVGTLYSAIDSIETPDKYTAIIKTSAPSGSLIHHLTHITASILNKNYYESTKDVNHAPMGTGAYSLVEWKPGSYMTLKRNDEYFRGKPSIEIVEVRGIPEENSRVIAIETGEHHITGDIDSIGRKILGDRKDIRVEEISSLGVGYLGINTEKGALQNKNVRKAIAMGINRDIIIESVLSGAVEKANSILGPGVVGYSKETAPFEYNPEEAKKLLEDSGYKDLSLTLVTSNNELRKQMAEIIQAQLKDIGINVKIEILEWAAFLSATGTGKSDLFMLGWSNSSGDADYGIGSVLHSSMKGSSGNRSFFDNPTFDALLDKGKVELDPIKRSELYAQAQNIMNEEVPVLPIYFMPASAGIREEVNGFVQSPINNPTFYKLSF; this is translated from the coding sequence ATGAAAAAAATATTTAAATTATTACTGCTAGTTACACTTTTTATTAGTTGTGGAAAAGAAAAAGAATCTGAAAAACAAACAACAATACCTAAAGAGAATAAATTAATTTATACTCAAAGTAGTGAATCTGTAACCCTTCATCCTCATGAAGCTACAGATGTATATTCTAGAAGAATAATTTCAAATATTTTTGATAGACTTATTGAAACTGATGAAAATTTAAAAATAGTTCCTGGACTAGCTGAAAGTTGGGAACAACTATCACCTACCGAACTTAAATTTAACTTAAGAAAAGGAGTTAAATTTCAAAATGGTGATGAATTAACTTCTGAAGATGTAAAATACACTTTAGAAAATGCTAAAAAATCATCTAAAGTTGGAACTCTTTACTCAGCTATTGATAGTATTGAAACTCCTGATAAATATACAGCTATTATTAAAACATCAGCTCCATCAGGTTCATTAATACACCATCTAACACATATAACAGCTTCTATTTTAAATAAAAATTATTACGAAAGTACAAAAGATGTAAATCATGCTCCTATGGGAACCGGAGCCTACTCTTTAGTAGAGTGGAAGCCTGGATCATACATGACATTAAAAAGAAACGATGAATACTTTAGAGGTAAACCTTCTATTGAAATTGTTGAAGTCAGAGGAATTCCAGAGGAAAATAGTAGAGTTATTGCTATTGAAACTGGCGAACATCATATTACTGGAGATATTGATTCTATTGGTAGAAAAATTCTTGGAGATAGGAAAGATATCAGAGTTGAAGAGATTAGTTCTCTTGGAGTTGGATACTTAGGAATTAATACAGAGAAAGGTGCTCTTCAAAATAAAAATGTTAGAAAAGCAATTGCAATGGGAATTAACAGAGATATTATCATCGAGTCTGTTTTAAGTGGTGCTGTAGAAAAAGCTAATAGTATCTTAGGGCCTGGAGTCGTTGGATATTCTAAAGAAACTGCTCCATTTGAATATAATCCTGAAGAGGCTAAAAAACTTTTAGAAGATTCTGGCTATAAAGATTTAAGTTTAACTTTAGTTACAAGTAATAATGAACTTAGAAAACAAATGGCTGAAATTATACAAGCTCAATTAAAAGATATTGGAATCAATGTTAAAATTGAGATTTTAGAATGGGCCGCATTTCTAAGTGCAACTGGAACAGGAAAAAGCGATCTTTTTATGCTTGGATGGTCTAACTCATCTGGAGACGCTGACTACGGTATTGGTTCTGTTCTTCATAGTAGTATGAAAGGTTCTTCTGGAAATAGAAGTTTCTTTGATAATCCCACTTTTGACGCTCTTTTAGATAAAGGTAAGGTTGAGTTGGATCCTATTAAAAGATCTGAACTTTATGCTCAAGCTCAAAATATTATGAATGAAGAAGTTCCTGTTTTACCAATCTACTTTATGCCTGCAAGTGCTGGTATTAGAGAGGAAGTTAATGGATTTGTTCAATCACCTATTAATAATCCTACTTTTTATAAATTATCATTTTAA
- a CDS encoding PTS sugar transporter subunit IIC — translation MSKVIEILEEKLVPVAAWIGRNKHINGIRRAFVLMMPLLMIGSIFLMISAFPLPAYQKFMLETFGANWKNVIDIPVSATFSLVGVYVAFLVAQQLANQFQLDSVAVGLLSLASFLILTPLSEVEGMGSVLSFNWLGSKGMFIAMVIGIVTANIFRFFVNKKILIKMPDGVPPEVIKSFEALIPGTVILSLALLLRIGMMNTEYGTIHDFVYKVLAMPLRALGTSFFGSLLTVFSISILWSVGINSGSMVNGFVRPFWLENQVENINALKEGLPLPHVITEQFFDMIWMGGAGATLSLLLAIGLFAKSKHIKSVGAISAVPGIFNINEPILFGMPIILNPIMLIPFNIIPLVFVTTQYLAMTIGLVSRPLGVAFPWPTPAIISGFLTVGDMSGAIIQIVNLILGALIYLPFLRILDKASKYEEDAVEAFEKEAK, via the coding sequence ATGTCAAAAGTAATTGAGATTTTAGAAGAAAAGCTGGTTCCTGTAGCAGCTTGGATTGGAAGAAATAAACATATTAATGGTATAAGAAGAGCGTTTGTTTTAATGATGCCTCTTTTAATGATTGGATCTATATTTTTAATGATATCAGCATTTCCATTACCAGCTTATCAAAAGTTTATGTTAGAAACATTTGGGGCAAATTGGAAAAATGTAATAGATATTCCTGTAAGTGCAACGTTTTCATTAGTTGGAGTTTACGTAGCATTTTTAGTTGCTCAACAACTTGCTAATCAATTTCAACTTGATAGTGTAGCTGTTGGACTTTTATCACTAGCATCATTTTTAATTTTAACACCATTATCTGAAGTTGAAGGTATGGGTTCTGTTTTAAGCTTTAACTGGCTTGGAAGTAAAGGAATGTTTATCGCTATGGTGATAGGTATAGTTACAGCTAATATATTTAGATTCTTTGTAAATAAAAAGATTCTTATTAAGATGCCAGATGGTGTACCACCTGAAGTTATAAAATCATTTGAAGCGTTAATTCCAGGAACAGTTATATTATCTTTAGCATTATTATTAAGAATAGGTATGATGAATACTGAGTATGGAACAATTCATGATTTTGTATATAAAGTTTTAGCAATGCCATTAAGAGCTTTAGGAACGTCATTCTTTGGATCATTATTAACAGTATTCTCAATTTCAATACTATGGTCAGTTGGTATAAATAGTGGATCTATGGTAAATGGATTTGTAAGACCTTTCTGGTTAGAGAATCAAGTTGAAAATATCAATGCTTTAAAAGAGGGATTACCATTACCACACGTTATTACAGAGCAATTCTTTGATATGATCTGGATGGGTGGAGCTGGAGCAACACTATCACTACTTTTAGCAATAGGTCTTTTTGCAAAGAGTAAGCATATAAAGAGTGTTGGAGCAATTAGTGCTGTACCTGGAATATTTAATATAAATGAGCCAATTCTGTTTGGAATGCCAATAATATTAAACCCAATTATGTTAATACCTTTTAATATAATTCCGTTAGTATTTGTTACAACTCAATATTTAGCAATGACAATTGGACTTGTAAGTAGACCTTTAGGAGTAGCTTTCCCATGGCCAACACCAGCAATAATTAGTGGATTTTTAACAGTTGGAGATATGTCAGGAGCTATTATTCAAATAGTTAACTTAATATTAGGAGCTCTAATATATCTACCATTCTTAAGAATATTAGATAAAGCAAGTAAATATGAAGAGGATGCAGTAGAGGCATTTGAAAAGGAGGCAAAATAA
- a CDS encoding DedA family protein, whose product MEELIKQASEFFMSLGYFGIFIMMFLESSFIPFPSEVALLPAGYLIGTKEMSFIPVLLAGTLGSLGGAYLNYFLGRTLGRSLLLKYGKYLFLDEDKLTQMETLFNKRGELIVFLGRFIPVVRQYISFPPGILEMNIYKFSIFTGLGAGIYVAFMVNVGTLYKDYEHIINTYIIRYKYLVALLALVYVSYKILKMRKNKKD is encoded by the coding sequence GTGGAAGAATTAATAAAGCAAGCTAGTGAATTTTTTATGAGTTTAGGTTATTTTGGTATTTTTATAATGATGTTTTTAGAGTCTTCATTCATTCCTTTTCCATCAGAGGTAGCCTTACTTCCAGCAGGGTACTTAATAGGTACTAAAGAAATGAGTTTTATACCAGTTCTTTTAGCAGGGACTTTAGGTAGCTTAGGTGGAGCATATTTAAATTATTTTTTAGGAAGAACTTTAGGTAGAAGCCTTCTTTTAAAATATGGTAAATATCTCTTTTTAGATGAAGATAAATTAACTCAAATGGAAACTCTTTTTAATAAAAGAGGAGAGTTAATAGTATTTTTAGGTAGATTTATACCTGTAGTTAGACAATATATATCTTTCCCACCAGGAATTTTAGAGATGAATATATACAAATTTAGCATATTTACAGGACTTGGAGCGGGAATATATGTAGCTTTTATGGTTAATGTAGGAACTTTATATAAAGACTACGAGCATATAATAAATACTTATATAATAAGATATAAATATCTAGTGGCGTTACTAGCATTAGTTTATGTAAGCTATAAAATTTTAAAAATGAGAAAAAATAAAAAAGACTAA
- a CDS encoding N(4)-(beta-N-acetylglucosaminyl)-L-asparaginase — protein sequence MRKKWGMIATWRMASEGVTLGSEMLKNGGKCQDALEEAVKFVEDYPFYKSVGYGGLPNEECEVELDAAFMDGKTLSIGAVASIKDFKNPISIARKLSADRYNIFLVGAGAESYAHKNGFVRQNMLTERAKKTWELRVKEIQEKNLSPYDGHDTVCMIALDKDEDMAVATSTSGLFMKKKGRVGDSPVSGSGFYVDNEVGGAAATGLGEDIMKGCLSYEVVQRMKKGEHPMEAAQKAVDEFSETLRKRRGKAGEISIVAMNNKGEWGIGTNVEFTFCVGTETEKPQVYISTPQENGEIKIEVASEEYMRAYKERIQRGI from the coding sequence ATGAGAAAAAAATGGGGTATGATAGCAACTTGGAGAATGGCTTCTGAAGGAGTAACTTTAGGTTCAGAGATGTTAAAAAACGGTGGAAAATGTCAAGATGCATTGGAAGAAGCAGTTAAATTTGTAGAGGATTATCCATTTTATAAATCTGTAGGTTATGGAGGACTTCCAAATGAAGAGTGTGAAGTTGAGTTAGATGCAGCATTTATGGATGGAAAAACTCTTTCGATAGGAGCGGTAGCTTCAATAAAGGATTTTAAAAATCCAATATCTATAGCAAGAAAACTTAGTGCAGATAGATACAACATATTTTTAGTTGGAGCTGGAGCAGAATCGTATGCTCATAAAAATGGCTTTGTAAGACAAAATATGTTAACAGAGAGAGCTAAAAAGACTTGGGAATTAAGAGTTAAAGAGATACAAGAAAAAAATCTTTCTCCATATGATGGTCATGATACTGTTTGTATGATAGCTTTAGATAAGGATGAGGATATGGCTGTAGCAACTTCAACAAGTGGACTTTTTATGAAGAAAAAAGGAAGAGTTGGTGATTCACCAGTTTCAGGTTCAGGTTTTTATGTTGATAATGAAGTTGGAGGAGCAGCAGCAACAGGTCTTGGGGAAGATATAATGAAAGGTTGTCTTTCTTATGAAGTAGTTCAGAGAATGAAAAAGGGAGAGCATCCAATGGAAGCTGCTCAAAAAGCTGTAGATGAATTTTCTGAAACTTTAAGAAAAAGAAGGGGAAAAGCTGGAGAGATATCTATTGTAGCTATGAATAATAAAGGTGAATGGGGAATAGGAACAAATGTTGAGTTCACATTCTGTGTTGGAACAGAAACAGAAAAACCTCAAGTTTATATATCAACTCCTCAAGAAAATGGAGAGATAAAGATAGAAGTAGCATCTGAAGAGTATATGAGAGCATATAAAGAGAGAATTCAAAGGGGGATTTAA
- a CDS encoding DUF2250 domain-containing protein codes for MSELEKKIVLTIYKIGPTFISKLANRILENQNEVRECVKELIKNKLLERVENIMVEYKTKEANVVVKHRNHTYYKLTKNGEKKAKELEEDEFEVREAFKTYNKALQNKLDNVIENTEKRIYCVIDFPYSQELNVKNILNEKFENLQKEYGHTITLRGDITEVEKEKLLELPNIIII; via the coding sequence ATGAGTGAGTTAGAGAAGAAGATAGTATTAACAATTTATAAAATAGGTCCAACATTTATATCTAAATTAGCTAATAGAATACTTGAAAACCAAAATGAAGTTAGAGAGTGTGTTAAAGAGTTAATTAAAAATAAGTTACTAGAACGAGTTGAAAATATAATGGTTGAATACAAAACTAAGGAAGCGAATGTGGTTGTTAAACACAGAAACCATACCTATTATAAATTGACTAAGAATGGTGAAAAAAAAGCAAAAGAGTTAGAAGAGGATGAGTTTGAAGTAAGAGAAGCCTTTAAAACATATAATAAAGCTTTACAAAATAAATTAGATAATGTAATAGAAAATACTGAGAAAAGAATATATTGTGTAATAGATTTTCCTTATTCACAGGAATTAAATGTAAAAAATATTTTAAATGAAAAATTTGAAAATCTTCAAAAAGAGTATGGTCATACAATAACTTTAAGAGGAGATATAACAGAGGTAGAAAAAGAAAAGTTATTAGAACTACCTAATATTATTATAATTTAA
- a CDS encoding replication initiation protein, whose translation MGNKNIFIEFSKKLSKKERDFLRSVDISSNSVTVHLETLYKIFEVKEEPKAIELEKLLFKFFSKNVTIIDSNSNFKKRFNILNSYFFERDYVIFEFSSHILDEKIKKMLKFKERYSYRFYQEILNSEKSILNISMNNLRDILEIQETYDRFYDIEKNLLKPIFKDLTTIGELDIEYEKDKSGEYKSAKILGIKIIKDYKNSETNEVKPIFTLTKTFKNLFELHSELMEIYKKLKGDTSYISNYHFNSKLLVKIYNIKNDETLIYTYKEFTFKILYRKDLPTIIEIFENFEEE comes from the coding sequence GTGGGAAATAAAAATATTTTTATTGAATTTTCTAAAAAACTGAGTAAAAAAGAGAGAGATTTTTTAAGATCAGTTGATATTAGCAGTAACTCAGTTACTGTTCATTTAGAAACACTTTATAAAATATTTGAAGTTAAAGAGGAGCCAAAAGCTATCGAATTAGAAAAACTTTTATTTAAATTTTTTTCTAAAAACGTAACTATCATTGATTCAAATTCAAATTTTAAAAAAAGGTTTAATATTCTAAATAGTTATTTTTTTGAAAGAGATTATGTAATTTTTGAATTTTCATCTCATATCTTAGATGAAAAAATAAAAAAAATGCTTAAATTTAAAGAAAGATACTCATATAGATTTTATCAAGAGATTTTAAATAGTGAGAAAAGTATTTTAAATATCTCAATGAATAATTTAAGGGATATATTAGAGATTCAAGAAACTTATGATAGATTCTATGATATTGAGAAGAACCTTTTAAAACCTATCTTTAAAGATCTTACAACTATTGGAGAGTTAGATATTGAATATGAAAAGGATAAGAGTGGCGAGTATAAAAGTGCTAAAATTTTAGGAATTAAAATTATAAAAGATTATAAAAATAGTGAAACTAATGAAGTTAAACCTATTTTTACTTTAACTAAAACTTTTAAAAATCTTTTTGAACTTCATAGTGAACTTATGGAGATTTATAAAAAACTTAAAGGTGATACATCATATATTTCTAATTATCATTTTAACTCAAAACTTTTAGTTAAAATATACAATATAAAAAATGATGAAACTTTAATTTACACTTATAAAGAGTTTACATTTAAAATCTTATATAGAAAAGATTTGCCTACAATTATTGAGATATTTGAAAATTTTGAAGAGGAATAA
- a CDS encoding PTS transporter subunit IIC has protein sequence MKIKELMFKILNGMSLGIVATLIPSAILGEIAKSLNLASILNLTRISTSLLPFAIGTGVSYQLSFTPLESICVSVATFIGSGVVSFVNGNIVLTGTGDVVNAGVTAFIASLAIYLFRDKVKGLSMVALPIIISTAVGWIGLNLLPYVSKVNGVIGLTIEEVVKMQPLLTGGIIAIIFSILIISPFSTVGIALAVNLSGIAAGAANLGVCAAAFGLALAGLKVNPIGITLVPVLGSAKIQMANFVKNPLIIVPIVINAFTLGVLGALFNIKGTAFSAGFGISGLIGPINALNHLSWNLKNIVLVFTLFIILPIIFGYICNFIFINKLVLIKEEDYKVTI, from the coding sequence ATGAAAATAAAAGAGCTAATGTTTAAAATATTAAATGGTATGAGTTTAGGGATTGTTGCAACTCTTATTCCATCAGCAATTCTTGGTGAGATTGCAAAAAGTTTAAATTTAGCAAGTATATTAAATTTAACAAGAATATCCACAAGCCTACTTCCATTTGCAATTGGAACTGGAGTTTCATACCAATTAAGTTTCACTCCTTTAGAAAGCATATGTGTTTCTGTTGCCACTTTCATTGGATCAGGGGTTGTATCTTTTGTTAATGGAAATATTGTTCTAACTGGAACAGGTGATGTAGTTAATGCAGGAGTTACTGCCTTTATTGCATCTTTAGCTATCTATCTTTTTAGAGATAAAGTGAAGGGGTTAAGCATGGTTGCTCTTCCTATCATAATTTCAACTGCTGTTGGATGGATTGGTTTAAATCTCTTACCTTATGTTAGTAAGGTTAATGGAGTCATTGGTCTTACAATAGAAGAAGTCGTTAAAATGCAACCTCTTTTAACAGGTGGTATTATTGCAATAATATTTTCTATTCTTATTATTTCACCATTTTCTACTGTTGGGATAGCTCTTGCTGTAAATCTTAGTGGTATAGCTGCTGGTGCTGCAAATCTTGGTGTTTGTGCTGCAGCCTTTGGTCTTGCTCTTGCTGGACTTAAAGTTAATCCGATTGGAATAACTTTAGTACCTGTTTTAGGTTCTGCTAAAATTCAAATGGCTAACTTTGTTAAAAATCCCCTTATTATAGTTCCCATTGTTATTAACGCTTTTACCCTTGGTGTTTTAGGAGCTTTATTTAATATTAAAGGAACTGCTTTTAGTGCTGGCTTTGGAATTAGTGGTTTAATTGGCCCAATTAATGCTCTAAATCATCTATCTTGGAATTTAAAAAATATAGTTCTTGTTTTTACTCTATTTATTATTTTACCAATTATTTTTGGATACATTTGTAACTTTATTTTTATAAATAAATTGGTCTTAATTAAAGAGGAGGATTATAAAGTCACTATATAG
- a CDS encoding sigma-70 family RNA polymerase sigma factor, with protein MDERDVMLAKNGDDEAMEKVFLKYKSDILRNSKNFFIKGGDIDDLLQEGYIGLMKAVKSYDETREVCFSTFANLCIKRQIITAVKSSNSNRNQKLNTSIIGDKDVNLDDLVQYAKPSVNFYSPEDILIGKELVEMLGDFLNNNLTPLEKKVFFYTCKQYKYNEIAELLEEPSKKIDNAIQRVRKKILGYLSEYTRD; from the coding sequence ATGGATGAAAGAGATGTAATGTTAGCAAAAAATGGTGATGATGAAGCGATGGAAAAAGTTTTCTTAAAGTACAAAAGTGATATTTTAAGAAATAGTAAAAACTTTTTCATAAAAGGTGGAGATATCGATGACCTGCTTCAAGAGGGGTATATAGGTCTTATGAAGGCAGTAAAGTCATATGACGAAACAAGAGAGGTGTGTTTTAGTACTTTTGCAAATCTATGTATAAAAAGACAGATTATTACAGCAGTAAAATCTTCAAACTCAAATAGAAATCAAAAGTTGAATACATCGATTATTGGAGACAAAGATGTTAATTTAGATGATTTAGTACAATATGCAAAACCATCTGTAAATTTCTACTCTCCTGAAGATATTCTTATAGGAAAAGAATTGGTAGAAATGTTGGGAGATTTTTTAAATAATAACTTAACTCCTTTGGAGAAAAAGGTATTTTTCTATACTTGTAAGCAGTATAAGTATAATGAAATTGCAGAGTTGTTAGAGGAACCATCTAAAAAAATAGATAATGCAATTCAAAGAGTAAGAAAAAAAATTCTTGGATATTTATCTGAATATACTAGAGACTAA
- a CDS encoding PTS lactose/cellobiose transporter subunit IIA gives MDIEAVAMAIVGNAGESRALSYEALRAAKKGEFENAKKLLDEAKERMYAAHSVQTELICNEADGKGVEINLLMIHAQDHLMNAILARELVEELIEVHKELKELKGE, from the coding sequence ATGGATATTGAAGCGGTAGCAATGGCCATAGTTGGAAATGCAGGAGAGAGTAGAGCTCTATCTTATGAAGCTTTAAGAGCAGCTAAAAAAGGTGAGTTTGAAAATGCTAAAAAGTTATTAGATGAAGCTAAAGAAAGAATGTATGCAGCTCATAGTGTACAAACTGAACTTATATGTAATGAAGCAGATGGAAAAGGTGTAGAGATAAATCTACTTATGATTCATGCACAAGATCATCTTATGAATGCAATATTAGCTAGAGAGCTAGTAGAAGAGCTAATTGAAGTACATAAAGAGTTGAAAGAGTTAAAAGGAGAATAA
- a CDS encoding MipA/OmpV family protein, translated as MKKIILGALALALSTMALAENRYGIGAGVGVSNSIYKGAEDKAYPVPLLDVNYGNFYIKGITPGYFFFKGEDLSLSVFVDPMAGFPIKAKDMGDGYTNIDDRDFQAMVGLRADLNTRIAGIRTGASVQFGEHGSEAKLSAFRPYNINDKFTLVPGIHVKGFSGDYANYYFGVTSDEVNRSSTDKLTREYKADTAYSFGANLSAEYRYNEKVSFIGILGIEKFSSEITDSPIVNDDPLFIASIGAKYFF; from the coding sequence ATGAAAAAAATTATTTTGGGAGCTTTAGCCTTAGCTTTATCTACTATGGCTTTAGCAGAAAATAGATATGGAATTGGAGCTGGAGTAGGAGTTTCAAACAGTATCTACAAAGGAGCTGAAGACAAAGCTTATCCTGTACCGCTTTTAGATGTTAATTATGGTAACTTCTATATTAAAGGAATCACTCCTGGATATTTCTTCTTTAAAGGCGAAGATCTATCTTTATCTGTATTCGTTGATCCTATGGCTGGTTTCCCTATTAAAGCTAAGGATATGGGAGATGGATACACTAATATTGATGATAGAGATTTCCAAGCTATGGTTGGATTAAGAGCTGACTTAAATACAAGAATAGCTGGAATTAGAACAGGTGCTTCTGTTCAATTTGGTGAGCATGGTTCTGAAGCTAAATTAAGCGCATTTAGACCTTATAATATCAATGACAAATTTACTTTAGTTCCTGGAATTCACGTTAAAGGATTCTCTGGAGATTATGCAAACTACTATTTCGGAGTAACATCAGATGAAGTAAATAGATCATCTACTGATAAATTAACTAGAGAATATAAAGCAGATACTGCTTATTCTTTTGGAGCTAACTTATCAGCTGAATACAGATATAATGAAAAAGTATCGTTCATAGGAATTTTAGGAATAGAGAAATTCTCTAGCGAAATTACTGATTCTCCTATTGTTAATGATGATCCTTTATTCATTGCAAGTATAGGTGCAAAGTATTTCTTCTAA
- the pepV gene encoding dipeptidase PepV: protein MNTRKTLEHYIDEHFQETLKDIQKIVKIKTVKEESTNGAPFGLGLKKGLEETLKIAKDLGFKTVNLDNYIGYAEFGEGEEYIGVLGHIDVVPEGEHSKWSVPPFSGEIVGKNMISRGALDNKGPIISALHSMKALKECVPTFNHRVRIIFGTNEESGDEDIKYYLSKEKAPKYAFTPDGQFPVVFSEKGIYTFSFKDSFLKEKTSILDIVGGTRSNVVPEEAKVFLKKDLSEKIIKELEKFKDTPCKFEVLEKESYLEVICKGIPAHASSPQRGVNPITWLFRFLNRVIPEEDSLKRFVNFMDKVVGIETDGSGLNIETKNEETGDLTLSCGIVKIIEEKKSSIYVKFNIRYPVTTNEKKLDTILDKIGRENNVEFVKENHNAPLYFPKEHPLVEKLQKVFKDVTDRDDKPVALGGGTYAKLMPNTVAFGPNFKEFRGNPHGFDEKMDIDMLKQGMLMYALGVLELA from the coding sequence TTGAATACTAGAAAAACTCTAGAACACTATATTGATGAACACTTTCAAGAGACTTTAAAAGATATACAAAAAATTGTTAAAATTAAAACTGTAAAAGAGGAGAGCACCAATGGTGCTCCCTTTGGTTTAGGACTAAAAAAAGGATTGGAAGAAACATTAAAAATAGCAAAAGATCTAGGGTTTAAAACTGTAAATTTAGATAATTATATTGGTTATGCTGAGTTTGGAGAGGGAGAAGAGTATATAGGAGTTTTAGGTCATATAGATGTCGTACCAGAGGGAGAACATTCAAAGTGGAGTGTTCCACCATTTAGCGGAGAAATAGTAGGGAAGAATATGATTTCAAGAGGTGCCTTAGATAATAAAGGACCAATTATTTCAGCACTACATTCAATGAAAGCTTTAAAAGAGTGTGTTCCAACTTTTAATCATAGAGTTAGAATAATATTTGGAACAAACGAAGAGAGTGGAGATGAGGATATAAAATATTATCTCTCTAAAGAGAAAGCTCCAAAATATGCTTTTACTCCAGATGGACAGTTTCCAGTTGTATTTTCAGAAAAAGGAATCTATACATTTTCTTTCAAAGATAGTTTTTTAAAAGAAAAAACTTCAATATTAGATATAGTTGGAGGAACAAGATCAAATGTAGTTCCTGAAGAAGCAAAAGTATTTTTAAAAAAAGATTTATCTGAAAAGATTATAAAAGAGTTAGAAAAATTTAAGGATACTCCATGTAAATTTGAAGTTTTAGAAAAAGAGAGTTATTTAGAAGTTATATGTAAAGGAATACCAGCTCATGCAAGTTCTCCACAAAGAGGTGTGAATCCAATAACATGGTTATTTAGATTTCTAAATAGAGTAATACCTGAGGAAGATTCATTAAAGAGATTTGTTAATTTTATGGATAAAGTTGTTGGTATAGAAACTGATGGAAGTGGATTAAATATAGAAACTAAAAATGAAGAAACAGGAGATTTAACTTTAAGTTGTGGGATTGTAAAGATAATCGAGGAAAAAAAATCTTCAATATATGTTAAGTTTAACATTAGATATCCTGTAACTACCAATGAAAAAAAGTTAGATACTATACTTGATAAAATAGGAAGAGAAAATAATGTAGAATTTGTAAAAGAAAATCATAATGCACCACTATATTTTCCTAAAGAACATCCATTAGTTGAAAAGCTTCAAAAAGTTTTTAAAGATGTAACAGATAGAGATGATAAACCCGTGGCTTTAGGAGGAGGAACTTATGCAAAGCTTATGCCAAATACAGTTGCATTTGGGCCAAACTTTAAAGAGTTTAGAGGTAATCCTCATGGCTTTGATGAAAAAATGGATATAGATATGTTAAAACAAGGAATGCTTATGTATGCCTTAGGAGTTTTAGAATTAGCATAA